The DNA segment AAAAGGGCGGTGAAGGCAGTGATGTTAAAGGTGAAACCGAAGGCAAGATGGAGGAATCCCAAATTGAGATTTAAGTTCTCTAAGCCAAATCTAATCGCCTTAAAGAAAAAGTCCCTCACCGGTCCTGGGGGAAAGAGTGTTGATAGATATTGGGAAAAGGCCGAACCCAAAATCCCACCGGTAATGATTAAAAGAATGATAAAACCAATCCCTCTCTTTACCATTTCTCCTCCCTTTATAAAATAAGATCAACTCTTCTTCCACATCGGCTACAGGCTTTATCTTTAATCCCAATAACTTCCGCCCGAAAATAATCCCGAACAATTAAGAGATTACCACAGGCGGGACAAACTGTATTATTATTAAAACCCAAAACATTGCCCACATAAACATAATACAACTTCTCTTTCCCAATTTTATAAGCCATCTCTAAGGTCCTAATTGGTGTCGGTGGCAAATCTATCTTGTAATGGGGAAAATAGCGGGAGAAGTGTAAGACCGTCTCCTTACCCAAAGAGGAAACAAATTCTACCAATTCCCCGATCTCTTCCTCCTTGTCATTTTTCCCGGGAATTAAGAGATTGGTTATTTCAATGTGGCAAAATCTCTTTGCCCATCTTATCGTATTGAGAACGGTCTCCAAATCACCTTTCAGGAAATCCCGATAGAAATCTTTTCGGATTGACTTTAAGTCAATATTCATCGCATCAATGTAAGGCAAAATCTCTTTTAACGGCTCTTCGTTCACCATACCATTGGTCACCAAAACATTCTTCATCCCCTTCTCTTTTGCCAATTTCATCACATCCCAGAGATATTCAAACCAGATTAC comes from the candidate division WOR-3 bacterium genome and includes:
- the amrS gene encoding AmmeMemoRadiSam system radical SAM enzyme, which produces MVEAKYYKKEGEFIVCQLCPNFCRIGEGKVGRCLGRKNIGGKLFALNYGEVVSMAIDPMEKKPLYHFYPGEEIFSVATYGCNLLCPFCQNWEISQRKVSGRYFSPESLIEEAERYESKFIAYTYTEPVIWFEYLWDVMKLAKEKGMKNVLVTNGMVNEEPLKEILPYIDAMNIDLKSIRKDFYRDFLKGDLETVLNTIRWAKRFCHIEITNLLIPGKNDKEEEIGELVEFVSSLGKETVLHFSRYFPHYKIDLPPTPIRTLEMAYKIGKEKLYYVYVGNVLGFNNNTVCPACGNLLIVRDYFRAEVIGIKDKACSRCGRRVDLIL